One window of Phycisphaeraceae bacterium genomic DNA carries:
- a CDS encoding DUF721 domain-containing protein, whose amino-acid sequence MHSAAAKLHLDRLRKWRLSVPKNLTISAGVQRIAQDARRADRGLIKATEAWEETAPPEIAESCRPVALRSGTLEIACDSSAAAYSVNHWFQSEGAGALARRGVPVLRLRFVAGPVRNRVQPDRHENGKKTRAKSPRDR is encoded by the coding sequence GTGCATTCTGCCGCCGCCAAACTCCATCTCGATCGGCTGCGAAAGTGGCGTTTGAGTGTCCCGAAGAACCTCACGATTTCAGCGGGGGTTCAGCGGATAGCGCAAGACGCGAGAAGGGCTGACCGCGGGTTGATCAAGGCCACCGAAGCGTGGGAGGAAACTGCCCCGCCCGAAATCGCCGAATCCTGTCGGCCTGTCGCGCTGCGTTCGGGGACGCTTGAGATCGCCTGTGATTCTTCTGCCGCGGCGTATTCGGTGAATCATTGGTTTCAGAGCGAGGGAGCCGGCGCGCTCGCTCGCAGAGGGGTTCCAGTTTTGCGGTTGCGGTTTGTCGCGGGCCCGGTGCGGAATCGAGTACAGCCGGATCGGCACGAGAACGGAAAAAAGACCAGAGCCAAGTCCCCGCGTGATCGGTGA
- a CDS encoding SpoVR family protein, whose protein sequence is MPGTPHTDLSPELLAHKKAIEAKAKEYGLDFPEVIFEVLPFDTMNQIASYGGFPTRYPHWRWGMEYEKLSKRDAYGLGRIYEMVINNDPCYAYLQESNSVTDQKLVMAHVYGHADFFKNNFWFSKTSRKMMDEMANHATRVRRHADTHGQEEVERFLDACLTIEHLIDPHSMFVQRDAAPARSGGREHEKFEPQKLPAKDYMDPFINPQHALDREKQAHEAQQKAARARYPAQPTRDILLFLLKNAPLEDWQQDILGIVRDEAYYFAPQAMTKVMNEGWATYWHSKLMTQHFLEATEIIHYADQHSGVVHMAPGGFNPYKIGVELFKDIERRWDTGRHGAAWEQLEAIGAKQAFDDKSMKGREKIFEVRRIYNDISFIDEFLTEEFVERHKMYQHKRDPQTGEIKVVSRDFQRVKQTLLHHLTNMGQPFIYVADANFQNRGELYLAHKFAGLEIDAAKAQQVLQNVRLIWGRPVHLQAIINEDLHLLSMEEIGGKPKKERINSDTPKPAHSIE, encoded by the coding sequence ATGCCCGGAACGCCGCACACAGATCTTTCTCCGGAACTCCTCGCGCACAAAAAGGCCATCGAGGCCAAGGCGAAGGAGTATGGCCTTGATTTTCCCGAGGTGATCTTCGAGGTTCTGCCGTTCGACACGATGAACCAGATCGCGAGCTACGGTGGGTTCCCGACGCGCTACCCGCACTGGCGCTGGGGGATGGAGTACGAGAAACTCTCGAAGCGCGACGCGTACGGGCTGGGGCGCATCTACGAGATGGTGATCAACAACGACCCGTGTTATGCGTACCTGCAGGAATCGAACAGCGTCACGGATCAGAAGCTGGTGATGGCGCACGTCTACGGGCACGCGGATTTCTTCAAGAACAATTTCTGGTTCAGCAAGACCAGCCGCAAGATGATGGACGAGATGGCGAACCACGCGACGCGGGTGCGGCGCCACGCCGACACGCACGGACAAGAAGAGGTGGAGCGCTTTCTGGATGCGTGTCTGACGATCGAGCACTTGATCGACCCGCACTCGATGTTCGTGCAGCGCGACGCGGCGCCGGCGCGATCGGGCGGGAGGGAACACGAAAAGTTCGAGCCGCAGAAGCTTCCGGCCAAGGACTACATGGACCCGTTCATCAACCCGCAGCACGCACTTGACCGGGAGAAGCAGGCGCATGAAGCGCAGCAGAAAGCGGCGCGGGCGCGGTACCCGGCGCAGCCGACGCGCGACATTCTGCTCTTCCTGCTGAAGAACGCGCCGCTCGAAGACTGGCAGCAGGACATCCTCGGGATCGTTCGCGACGAGGCGTACTACTTCGCGCCGCAGGCGATGACGAAGGTCATGAACGAAGGCTGGGCGACTTATTGGCACAGCAAGCTCATGACGCAGCACTTTCTCGAGGCGACGGAGATCATCCACTACGCCGACCAGCATTCCGGCGTGGTGCACATGGCGCCGGGCGGCTTCAACCCGTACAAGATCGGCGTTGAGCTTTTCAAGGACATCGAGCGCCGATGGGACACGGGCCGGCACGGCGCTGCGTGGGAGCAGCTCGAGGCGATCGGCGCCAAGCAGGCGTTCGATGACAAGTCGATGAAGGGGCGCGAGAAGATCTTCGAAGTGCGGCGCATCTACAACGACATCAGTTTCATCGATGAGTTCCTGACGGAGGAATTCGTCGAGCGGCACAAGATGTACCAGCACAAGCGCGATCCGCAAACGGGCGAGATCAAGGTCGTGTCGCGCGACTTCCAGCGCGTGAAGCAGACGCTGCTGCACCATCTCACCAACATGGGACAGCCGTTTATCTATGTGGCCGACGCCAACTTCCAGAACCGGGGGGAGCTCTACCTCGCGCACAAGTTTGCGGGGCTCGAGATCGACGCCGCCAAAGCGCAGCAGGTGCTTCAGAACGTGCGGCTGATCTGGGGCCGACCGGTGCATCTCCAGGCGATCATCAACGAAGACTTGCACCTGCTTTCGATGGAAGAAATCGGCGGGAAGCCGAAGAAGGAACGCATCAACTCCGATACGCCCAAACCCGCGCACTCCATCGAGTGA
- a CDS encoding ferrous iron transport protein A produces MSVPMNTPPPGCVAEPPTGPTSSLDSLRPGEISHVASLGVDDPGDAALLRAMGLRPGIRVKVVRLGEPTILEVLGAEACGCACASRIGLTKALASRVRVAASGVTGPEKAR; encoded by the coding sequence GTGAGCGTCCCGATGAATACTCCGCCGCCGGGCTGTGTCGCCGAACCACCCACCGGCCCGACGAGTTCGCTCGATTCTCTGCGTCCCGGCGAGATCTCCCACGTCGCCAGTCTCGGCGTCGATGACCCGGGCGATGCCGCTCTTCTTCGCGCCATGGGTCTGCGTCCCGGAATCCGCGTGAAGGTCGTTCGCCTCGGCGAACCCACGATTCTTGAAGTACTCGGTGCCGAAGCGTGCGGCTGCGCGTGCGCAAGCCGCATCGGCCTGACCAAAGCGCTCGCGTCTCGCGTGCGAGTCGCGGCATCCGGGGTCACGGGGCCGGAGAAGGCTCGATGA